The Bryobacteraceae bacterium genome includes a window with the following:
- the clpB gene encoding chaperone protein ClpB, producing MAIDLDKISNELEEALERSRMLAEQRKQAQITPLHMLFVLLDAESPLAAVLDKSGIAVDALLETFATRLNTERNSPLEPGRRPTASSALRNLIEKSFEMMERRGAERAEPIDFIMAAVEYGEEALRGDLRQNGLTRQAIEKTVETRAEIGETLGEKQAGKSMPGAAPRPLSGGKLLEKYGRDLTAAAARGELMPVIGRDDEIRQVIQTLLRKSKNNPVVVGEPGTGKTAIAEGLAQRIAAGDVPESLKKCKVIALDLTAMVAGAKYRGEFEERIKGVVDEVRARKGEIILFLDELHTLVGAGGTEGGMDAANILKPALARGELRCLGATTFDEYREKIEKDGALARRFDTVQIKEPTDEMMMVVLRGLRPRFEAFHGVKLTDDALQAAIKLSRRYIRGRWMPDKAIDVVDQACARIRMQKESKPTHIDQKERLLLRKKAELEALESSASTPAALKAVEALRSEIAAIEPQVTKLVEEWNNQKNALDMLQKTKQAIQEQSAALEAAEKKGDIAKAAEIRYGSLKYLEQQLADLEKQTAHISLVPDTVMPEHVAEVIAEMTGIPSSRMMESEKERLMKLEERLGERVFGQDEAVCAVADAARRMRADLQPGRKPNSFLFVGPTGVGKTELAKALAEALFDDENALIRIDMGEYKDKSSVSGLIGSRPGLVGSEEGGFLTEQVRRNPYSIVLFDEVEKGAPEILDLLLGVLDEGRLTDAKGRFCDFSNTMVLFTSNLGVREAIETTDDPQEQKNVILEVVKRSLRPELFNRIGQVVTFNPLTERELESIVMKNFNQIRKKLAEDREIGLEMTPEALAYIAKESYDPAYGARPVQRTMQQLVLSPLAGIILSGEVISGQTIRIDYDPGVEKVIEGAEGAEPVTVREGEGLTFGIVGAD from the coding sequence GTGGCCATCGATCTTGACAAGATCTCCAACGAGCTGGAGGAAGCGCTCGAACGCTCCCGCATGCTCGCCGAGCAGCGCAAGCAGGCGCAGATCACTCCGCTTCATATGCTTTTCGTGCTGCTCGATGCCGAGTCGCCGCTCGCCGCCGTGCTGGACAAGTCCGGCATCGCCGTCGACGCTCTGCTCGAGACGTTCGCCACACGGCTGAACACGGAGCGGAATTCGCCGCTCGAGCCGGGCCGCCGCCCCACGGCATCATCCGCGTTGCGCAATCTGATCGAGAAGTCCTTCGAGATGATGGAGCGCCGCGGCGCCGAACGCGCCGAGCCCATCGACTTCATCATGGCCGCCGTCGAGTACGGCGAAGAGGCGCTGCGCGGCGACCTGCGCCAGAACGGCCTCACCAGGCAGGCCATCGAGAAAACCGTCGAAACGCGCGCCGAAATCGGCGAGACTCTGGGCGAAAAACAGGCGGGCAAATCCATGCCGGGCGCCGCGCCCAGGCCGCTTTCCGGCGGAAAACTGCTCGAGAAATACGGACGCGATCTCACCGCCGCCGCAGCCCGCGGCGAGCTGATGCCCGTCATCGGCCGCGATGACGAGATCCGGCAGGTGATCCAGACGCTGCTCCGCAAGAGCAAGAACAATCCGGTCGTCGTCGGCGAGCCCGGCACGGGCAAGACGGCCATCGCTGAGGGCCTGGCCCAGCGGATCGCCGCCGGGGACGTGCCCGAGTCGCTGAAAAAGTGCAAGGTCATCGCCCTCGATCTCACCGCCATGGTGGCGGGCGCGAAGTACCGCGGCGAGTTCGAAGAGCGCATCAAGGGCGTTGTGGACGAAGTGCGCGCGCGCAAAGGGGAGATCATCCTGTTCCTGGACGAGCTGCACACGCTCGTCGGCGCGGGCGGCACCGAAGGCGGCATGGACGCCGCCAACATCCTCAAACCTGCGCTCGCCCGCGGCGAGCTGCGCTGCCTGGGCGCCACGACGTTCGACGAATACCGCGAAAAGATCGAAAAAGACGGCGCGCTGGCGCGCCGGTTCGACACCGTTCAGATCAAAGAGCCGACCGATGAAATGATGATGGTGGTGCTCCGCGGGCTGCGGCCGCGCTTTGAAGCCTTCCACGGCGTCAAGCTTACCGACGACGCGCTGCAGGCGGCCATCAAGCTCAGCCGCCGCTACATCCGCGGACGCTGGATGCCGGACAAGGCCATCGACGTGGTCGACCAGGCGTGCGCCCGCATCCGCATGCAGAAAGAGTCCAAGCCCACGCACATCGACCAGAAGGAACGGCTGCTGCTGCGGAAGAAAGCCGAGCTGGAAGCGCTCGAGTCCTCCGCCTCCACGCCCGCCGCGCTGAAGGCTGTCGAGGCGCTGCGCAGCGAGATCGCCGCCATCGAGCCGCAGGTCACCAAACTCGTCGAGGAGTGGAACAACCAGAAGAACGCCCTCGACATGCTCCAGAAGACGAAGCAGGCCATTCAGGAGCAGTCGGCGGCTCTTGAAGCGGCCGAAAAGAAGGGCGACATCGCCAAAGCGGCCGAAATCCGTTACGGCTCGCTGAAATACCTCGAGCAGCAGCTCGCCGATCTGGAGAAACAGACCGCGCACATCAGCCTGGTGCCTGACACCGTGATGCCGGAGCATGTCGCCGAGGTGATCGCCGAGATGACGGGCATTCCATCCAGCCGCATGATGGAGAGCGAAAAGGAACGGCTGATGAAGCTCGAGGAGCGGCTGGGCGAGCGTGTCTTCGGACAGGACGAGGCCGTGTGCGCCGTGGCCGACGCCGCGCGCCGCATGCGGGCCGACCTGCAGCCGGGGCGCAAGCCGAACAGCTTCCTCTTTGTCGGCCCCACCGGCGTCGGCAAGACGGAACTCGCCAAGGCGCTGGCGGAAGCGCTGTTCGACGACGAGAACGCGCTCATCCGGATCGACATGGGCGAGTACAAGGACAAGAGCTCGGTCTCCGGCCTCATCGGCAGCCGCCCGGGCCTGGTCGGCAGCGAAGAGGGCGGCTTCCTCACCGAGCAGGTGCGCCGCAACCCCTATTCGATCGTTCTGTTCGACGAGGTGGAAAAAGGCGCGCCTGAAATTCTCGACCTGCTGCTGGGCGTGCTCGATGAAGGCCGCCTCACCGACGCCAAGGGCCGTTTCTGCGACTTTTCCAACACCATGGTTCTGTTCACGTCGAACCTCGGCGTGCGCGAGGCCATCGAGACGACCGACGACCCGCAGGAGCAGAAGAACGTCATTCTGGAAGTCGTCAAGCGGAGCCTGAGGCCCGAGCTGTTCAACCGCATCGGCCAGGTCGTCACGTTCAATCCGCTCACCGAGCGCGAGCTCGAGTCGATCGTGATGAAGAACTTCAACCAGATCCGGAAGAAGCTGGCCGAAGACCGGGAAATCGGGCTCGAGATGACGCCGGAAGCGCTGGCTTACATCGCGAAAGAGTCCTACGACCCGGCATACGGCGCGCGCCCGGTGCAGCGCACGATGCAGCAGCTGGTGCTCTCGCCGCTGGCGGGCATCATTCTCTCCGGCGAAGTGATCTCCGGACAGACGATCCGGATCGACTACGATCCGGGAGTCGAGAAGGTGATCGAGGGAGCGGAAGGCGCCGAGCCGGTGACCGTGCGTGAGGGCGAGGGGCTGACGTTCGGGATCGTGGGAGCGGACTGA
- a CDS encoding sugar:proton symporter produces MNAAIVWGILAVLLGGIFNGSFVAPMKKMTGWRWGHGWFVYSITGLVVIPLLASLLTVPNLWTALATADRGALASSILFGFGWGIGSVLFGVGVDRMGLAVGYGLILGLIAPIGTFVPLIVLHPDQLWTRQGASLLAGTLIVLFGIYLCAKAGKIREDSGGGTVRARQGFGVALLICFLAGVFSPMLNLSFAFGAGLQRRAEELGASPNNATNAIWLVTLLAGFFPNALYALKRVLDENALAEFRVNALRNGLLASLMGILCFASFLVYGFGATALGDLGPVVGWPLFMSMALITSNTLGRLSGEWRGAPPRALRYSLAGIGTLIAAIIVISLGNA; encoded by the coding sequence ATGAATGCTGCAATCGTCTGGGGCATTCTGGCCGTTCTGCTCGGAGGCATTTTCAACGGCAGCTTTGTCGCGCCGATGAAAAAGATGACCGGCTGGCGCTGGGGTCACGGCTGGTTTGTCTACAGCATCACCGGTCTGGTGGTCATACCGCTGCTGGCCTCGCTGCTGACAGTCCCGAATCTCTGGACGGCGCTCGCCACGGCGGACCGTGGCGCCCTGGCAAGCTCCATTCTGTTCGGTTTCGGGTGGGGGATCGGTTCGGTTCTGTTCGGCGTCGGCGTAGACCGCATGGGTCTCGCCGTTGGATACGGGCTGATTCTGGGACTGATTGCGCCGATCGGAACATTCGTCCCCCTGATTGTTCTGCACCCGGATCAGCTCTGGACCCGGCAGGGCGCGTCTCTTCTGGCCGGGACGCTGATCGTGCTCTTCGGCATCTACCTGTGCGCGAAGGCGGGCAAGATCCGCGAGGACTCGGGCGGCGGCACGGTCCGCGCGCGGCAGGGATTCGGCGTGGCGCTGCTGATCTGTTTCCTCGCAGGCGTCTTCAGCCCGATGCTGAATCTGAGCTTCGCCTTCGGCGCCGGGCTTCAGCGGCGCGCGGAAGAACTTGGCGCAAGCCCGAACAACGCCACCAACGCCATCTGGCTCGTCACGCTGCTGGCCGGCTTCTTTCCGAACGCTCTTTATGCGCTCAAGCGCGTGCTTGACGAAAACGCGCTCGCTGAATTCCGCGTGAACGCCCTGCGGAACGGGCTGTTGGCCTCGCTCATGGGCATCCTCTGTTTCGCCAGTTTCCTCGTCTACGGTTTCGGCGCCACAGCGCTGGGCGATCTCGGGCCCGTAGTTGGCTGGCCGCTGTTCATGTCCATGGCGCTGATCACTTCCAATACCCTCGGCCGCCTGAGCGGCGAGTGGCGCGGCGCGCCGCCGCGCGCGCTCCGCTATTCCTTGGCCGGCATCGGCACGCTGATCGCGGCCATCATCGTCATTTCGCTGGGCAACGCCTGA
- a CDS encoding DNA-directed RNA polymerase sigma-70 factor — MAEESVTQLLERMRQGDGNAVNALMPLVYTELRRLAHSYLGGSNRDRTLQATALVNEAYIKLVESEARNIQNRTHFFALAARVMRQILIDYARARSAQKRGGGAEKVELREEVVSLDHDAAQVLAIHEALDRLAKEDELKARLIEMRFFGGMTAEESAEATGLTPAQVYRELRLAQAWLHKELSA; from the coding sequence GTGGCCGAAGAATCCGTCACTCAATTGCTCGAACGCATGAGGCAGGGCGACGGCAACGCCGTCAACGCCCTCATGCCGCTTGTCTACACCGAATTGCGCCGGCTGGCGCACTCCTACCTCGGCGGCTCGAACCGCGACCGCACGCTCCAGGCCACTGCGCTCGTCAACGAAGCTTACATCAAGCTCGTCGAAAGCGAAGCCCGCAACATCCAGAACCGCACCCATTTCTTCGCGCTTGCCGCGCGCGTGATGCGGCAGATCCTCATCGATTACGCCCGCGCCCGCTCGGCGCAGAAGCGCGGCGGCGGAGCCGAAAAAGTGGAGCTGCGCGAAGAGGTCGTCTCCCTCGATCACGACGCTGCGCAAGTGCTGGCCATCCACGAGGCGCTCGACCGCCTGGCGAAGGAAGACGAACTGAAGGCGCGCCTCATCGAGATGCGCTTTTTCGGCGGGATGACGGCCGAGGAGTCCGCCGAAGCCACGGGCCTGACGCCCGCGCAGGTCTACCGCGAATTGCGTCTGGCGCAGGCGTGGCTGCACAAGGAGCTGTCCGCTTGA
- a CDS encoding semialdehyde dehydrogenase, whose amino-acid sequence MKTVAIIGAGGKMGARAAAKLTAAGRWRLLLCESDPHKAAGLDITPTPEAMQQADHVVMAVPDALIGCIARELVPLMKQGGTLIMLDAAAAYIGELPSREGVTQMIAHPCHPPFFTVQPTPEAQTDYFGGVAKQDIVVALIEGGQAQFEEGIEVCRDMFSPVNRALQVTPEQFALLEPAMAEILVAAACCWMKDVLEETVARGVPREAAEAFMAGHAQIAMAIAFGAEKSPFSDAAKLAIQWGTERYINPEWRRAFDREVLTEAIEFMLRPQAS is encoded by the coding sequence ATGAAAACTGTGGCCATCATCGGTGCGGGCGGCAAGATGGGCGCCCGCGCCGCTGCCAAACTGACAGCAGCAGGACGCTGGCGGCTGCTTCTCTGCGAGAGCGATCCGCACAAGGCAGCCGGACTCGACATCACACCCACGCCGGAGGCGATGCAGCAGGCCGACCATGTCGTGATGGCCGTGCCCGACGCGCTGATTGGCTGCATCGCGCGGGAACTCGTGCCGCTCATGAAGCAGGGCGGAACCCTGATCATGCTCGACGCCGCGGCCGCCTACATCGGCGAGCTGCCCTCGCGGGAGGGCGTCACGCAGATGATCGCCCATCCGTGCCACCCGCCGTTTTTCACCGTGCAGCCGACGCCTGAGGCGCAGACAGACTACTTCGGGGGAGTGGCGAAGCAGGATATCGTCGTCGCCCTGATCGAAGGCGGGCAGGCGCAGTTCGAAGAAGGGATAGAAGTCTGCAGGGACATGTTCAGCCCGGTGAACCGGGCTCTTCAGGTGACGCCGGAGCAGTTCGCCCTGCTCGAGCCAGCGATGGCCGAGATTCTTGTGGCGGCTGCATGCTGCTGGATGAAGGACGTGCTGGAAGAGACCGTCGCGCGCGGCGTGCCGCGGGAGGCCGCCGAGGCTTTCATGGCCGGCCACGCCCAGATCGCGATGGCCATCGCATTCGGGGCGGAGAAATCGCCGTTTTCGGACGCTGCGAAACTGGCCATCCAATGGGGCACGGAGCGCTACATCAACCCGGAGTGGCGGCGTGCGTTCGACCGCGAGGTTCTGACGGAGGCGATTGAATTCATGCTGCGGCCGCAGGCTTCATGA
- the mnmE gene encoding tRNA modification GTPase MnmE produces MNTHDTIVALATPPGAGGLGVVRISGPLSRAVAEAILRLPAQHEWKPWRAAHAFLLDEDGAPVDEVIVTFFAAPRSYTAEDVIEISCHGSPVVLRHCVSRALRSGARAAEPGEFTLRAYLNGRIDLPQAEAVRDLIQATTLYQARVAAQQLEGSVSRAVKPVKDRLVELISLLEAGIDFAEDDVSVAPAEEIDARLGGVLEGIDRLLASYAWGKYVHDGITLAIVGRPNVGKSSLFNALLGQDRAIVTDIPGTTRDTVSESFSLEGVPVRLLDTAGIRESTDVVERLGIERTQRAMADADLTVVVLDLSEPLTGADREILERTKQQGWRIVVGNKSDLPRRMESGLEEIAVSAQRGEGIDGLKQLLVQRIAPGGIAAPQSGLITSARHEALLREAREAAQKAREANSIGLPHELLLLDCYAALRPLDALTGATTADDILNRIFSTFCIGK; encoded by the coding sequence GTGAACACCCACGATACGATCGTCGCCCTCGCGACGCCGCCCGGGGCCGGCGGCCTCGGCGTCGTCCGGATTTCGGGACCGCTCTCCCGCGCCGTCGCGGAAGCCATTCTCCGCCTGCCCGCACAGCATGAGTGGAAGCCGTGGAGGGCGGCTCATGCTTTCCTGCTCGATGAAGACGGCGCTCCCGTCGACGAAGTGATCGTCACGTTCTTCGCCGCGCCCCGCAGCTACACGGCGGAAGACGTCATCGAAATCTCCTGCCACGGCTCGCCTGTCGTTCTGCGCCACTGCGTCAGCCGCGCCCTCCGCTCCGGGGCGCGCGCCGCCGAGCCGGGAGAGTTCACGCTGCGCGCCTACCTCAACGGCCGCATCGACCTGCCGCAGGCCGAGGCCGTGCGCGACCTGATCCAGGCCACCACGCTGTATCAGGCGCGCGTGGCTGCGCAGCAGCTGGAGGGTTCAGTCTCGCGCGCCGTGAAGCCCGTCAAGGACCGGCTGGTCGAGCTGATCTCGCTGCTCGAAGCGGGCATCGACTTCGCGGAAGACGACGTGTCCGTCGCGCCGGCGGAAGAGATCGACGCGCGGCTTGGCGGCGTGCTGGAAGGCATCGACCGGCTGCTGGCCAGCTACGCGTGGGGCAAGTACGTCCATGACGGGATCACGCTGGCCATCGTCGGCCGTCCGAACGTCGGCAAGAGCAGCCTGTTCAATGCGCTGCTCGGGCAGGACCGCGCCATCGTCACCGACATCCCGGGCACGACGCGCGACACCGTGAGCGAATCGTTTTCGCTCGAGGGAGTGCCCGTGCGGCTGCTGGACACCGCGGGCATCCGTGAAAGCACCGATGTCGTCGAAAGGCTCGGCATCGAGCGCACGCAACGCGCGATGGCCGACGCAGATCTCACGGTGGTCGTGCTCGATCTGAGCGAGCCGCTCACCGGAGCCGACCGCGAGATCCTGGAGCGCACAAAACAGCAGGGCTGGCGGATCGTCGTGGGCAACAAGAGCGATCTGCCGCGGCGGATGGAATCCGGGCTGGAAGAGATCGCCGTTTCCGCGCAGCGTGGAGAAGGGATCGACGGGCTGAAGCAGCTGCTCGTGCAGCGCATCGCTCCCGGCGGGATCGCCGCGCCCCAATCGGGGCTGATCACCAGCGCGCGGCACGAGGCTCTGCTGCGCGAGGCGCGTGAAGCGGCGCAGAAAGCGCGGGAGGCCAATTCCATCGGCCTGCCCCACGAGCTGCTCCTGCTGGACTGCTACGCCGCCCTGCGTCCTCTCGATGCCCTCACCGGCGCGACCACCGCTGACGATATCCTGAACCGCATCTTCTCCACCTTCTGCATCGGCAAATAA
- a CDS encoding oxidoreductase produces the protein MRKLRFVMIGAGFWARYQLAGWLETGGAVCTGIYNRTRAKAEALAREFGVEHVYDDPAEMIDKEKPDFVDVLTDVDTHAKFTRLAAGMGYPVVCQKPMAASLADAEDMVRFCRERGVTLAINENWRWQTPIRAFREALHSGVIGEVFRTRITMVSGFPVFQNQPFLAELEQFILTDIGSHLLDTARFLCGEPDLLYCQTKRVHANIRGEDVATVMMRTRAGATVVVEMGYAENYLERDRFPETFLFSEGSLGSLELAPDFWLRTTTKDGTHARRIPPPRYAWANPAYDVVHSSIVPCHENILRGLRGEGEIETSGEDNLKTVRLIFAAYESAARGAAVPV, from the coding sequence ATGCGCAAGCTGCGCTTTGTCATGATCGGCGCCGGGTTCTGGGCGCGGTATCAGCTGGCAGGGTGGCTCGAAACCGGAGGCGCCGTCTGCACGGGCATCTACAACCGCACGCGCGCCAAAGCGGAGGCGCTTGCGCGCGAGTTCGGGGTTGAACACGTCTACGACGATCCGGCGGAGATGATCGACAAAGAGAAGCCCGACTTCGTCGACGTGCTCACCGATGTGGACACGCACGCAAAGTTCACGAGGCTCGCCGCAGGCATGGGCTATCCGGTCGTCTGCCAGAAACCGATGGCGGCTTCGCTGGCGGATGCCGAAGACATGGTGCGGTTCTGCCGCGAGCGGGGCGTGACGCTGGCGATCAACGAAAACTGGCGCTGGCAGACGCCGATCCGGGCTTTCAGGGAGGCGCTGCACAGCGGCGTGATCGGCGAAGTGTTCCGCACGCGCATCACGATGGTCAGCGGCTTTCCGGTGTTTCAGAACCAGCCGTTTCTCGCCGAACTCGAGCAGTTCATTCTCACCGACATCGGCAGCCACCTGCTCGACACCGCGCGCTTCCTGTGCGGCGAGCCGGATCTGCTGTACTGCCAGACGAAGCGCGTGCACGCCAACATCAGAGGAGAAGACGTGGCCACCGTGATGATGCGCACCCGCGCTGGCGCCACGGTGGTTGTCGAGATGGGGTATGCGGAGAATTATCTCGAACGCGACCGCTTCCCCGAAACGTTCCTCTTTTCGGAGGGCAGCCTCGGCTCGCTGGAACTGGCGCCCGACTTCTGGCTGCGGACGACGACGAAGGACGGCACGCACGCCCGCCGCATCCCGCCGCCCCGCTACGCGTGGGCGAACCCGGCGTACGACGTGGTTCATTCGAGCATCGTGCCGTGTCACGAGAACATCCTGCGCGGGCTCCGCGGCGAGGGGGAAATCGAAACGTCCGGCGAGGACAACCTGAAAACAGTGCGGCTGATCTTCGCCGCGTATGAATCAGCAGCGCGCGGCGCCGCCGTGCCGGTGTAG
- a CDS encoding sugar phosphate isomerase, with amino-acid sequence MELGIGTYCYMWSLAAKRLDAHALLDRASKLGVKRVQFGPNFPLEPGRADEVIRDARERGLTLEIGMAGLETEEIRRQLDLCQEAGSPLLRTVLAEAAEDAPAAEWIEQQLEAAVPFLEKARIPLALENSVTPAAELARLLHGPWLGATLDTVNSLAICEGWRWVVEHLAPATLCFHVKDFIVRREWHRMGFRVEGRPAGRGQLDIPWILSRLGGRCQSAILELWPPELATEEETIRQEQAWVEESIGNLRRWIFE; translated from the coding sequence ATGGAACTCGGCATCGGCACTTATTGCTACATGTGGTCGCTCGCTGCAAAGCGGCTGGACGCGCACGCGCTCCTGGATCGCGCCTCGAAGCTCGGCGTGAAGCGGGTCCAGTTCGGACCGAATTTCCCTCTCGAGCCCGGGCGCGCCGATGAGGTGATTCGAGATGCGCGCGAGCGCGGCCTGACGCTGGAGATCGGCATGGCAGGCCTGGAGACGGAAGAGATCCGCCGCCAGCTCGATCTTTGCCAGGAGGCCGGATCGCCGCTGCTGCGCACCGTGCTGGCGGAGGCGGCCGAGGATGCGCCCGCGGCGGAATGGATCGAACAGCAGCTCGAGGCCGCCGTGCCGTTTCTGGAGAAGGCGCGCATCCCGCTCGCTCTCGAAAATTCCGTCACTCCGGCAGCGGAGCTGGCGCGGCTTCTGCATGGGCCATGGCTCGGCGCCACGCTCGACACAGTCAACTCGCTGGCCATCTGCGAGGGCTGGCGCTGGGTCGTGGAACATCTCGCGCCTGCCACCCTGTGTTTCCACGTGAAGGACTTCATCGTCCGCCGCGAGTGGCACAGGATGGGATTCCGCGTCGAGGGACGGCCTGCGGGACGCGGCCAATTGGACATCCCGTGGATTCTGTCACGGCTGGGCGGCCGCTGTCAGAGCGCCATCCTCGAACTGTGGCCTCCGGAACTGGCGACGGAGGAGGAAACGATCAGGCAGGAACAGGCATGGGTGGAAGAAAGCATCGGCAATTTGCGCAGGTGGATTTTTGAATAG
- a CDS encoding type IV secretion protein Rhs, with translation MRPAFLKVTFDGADIHDLCRDAILEEARIDYALNSHARCTVRYRQTPDQRFPIEDLLGKELAVIAVDADGAELKIFAGEAIEVELDFELSGAYNLRIGGASRTLRMDLTPRHRSYPPASLRDQLKKAAGFSGLDYLENASRQELDSEGGLLQIGETDFEFFHRFADLCGCAFRATANGINLLDHFVDGGCTVEWRAEGGLLDLRLTGRLAPSEYRGWVYDRKQSTSHVETRKVTPSKYGPAAALIDAAVNASQRDNWRGELTDPLLARDQKGLEAVLDLEARRAAQSRVFARGVSREASITAGNKVTINGPIEMAGDWGVLSVTHHWRNDGYTNEFIATPFTEPLNWQRPQRRPWTGTLVARVTKLGESGKTGRVQVQFPWADGEPWIWVNFLTPNAGPNRGIYFSPEVGDEVLVGFEFGDTTRPIIVGSLWNGVHPPPAAAVHGDEYGSNDVKRIVTKSGNRLVLDDKQGKETVVLATPQNVRVSLFEEGAKLLLHCDGDIHINASGTVHMKCKQFLREIG, from the coding sequence ATGAGACCCGCATTTCTGAAAGTCACGTTCGACGGCGCCGATATCCACGACCTGTGCCGCGACGCGATTCTGGAAGAAGCCCGGATCGATTACGCCCTCAACAGCCACGCCCGCTGCACGGTGCGCTACCGCCAGACGCCGGACCAGCGCTTCCCCATTGAAGACCTGCTGGGAAAGGAGCTGGCGGTCATCGCAGTGGACGCGGACGGCGCTGAACTGAAGATTTTCGCCGGCGAGGCCATCGAGGTCGAACTCGATTTCGAACTCAGCGGCGCCTACAACCTGCGCATCGGGGGCGCGTCGCGCACACTCCGCATGGATCTGACGCCGCGGCACCGGAGCTACCCGCCGGCCTCGTTGCGGGACCAGCTGAAAAAGGCCGCGGGGTTCAGCGGGCTGGATTACCTCGAAAACGCCTCCCGGCAGGAACTGGACAGCGAGGGGGGCCTGCTCCAGATCGGTGAAACGGACTTCGAATTCTTCCACCGCTTCGCCGACCTGTGCGGCTGCGCGTTCCGCGCCACCGCCAACGGGATCAACCTGCTGGACCATTTCGTGGATGGCGGCTGCACGGTGGAGTGGCGCGCCGAAGGAGGGCTGCTGGATTTGCGGCTGACAGGACGGCTCGCGCCCTCCGAGTACCGCGGCTGGGTGTACGACCGGAAGCAATCGACGAGCCACGTGGAGACGCGCAAGGTCACGCCGTCCAAGTACGGGCCTGCGGCGGCGTTGATCGACGCCGCCGTCAACGCTTCGCAACGGGACAACTGGCGAGGGGAGCTGACCGACCCCCTGCTGGCGAGGGACCAGAAGGGGCTGGAGGCGGTGCTGGATCTCGAGGCCAGGCGCGCCGCGCAGTCGCGCGTGTTTGCGCGCGGCGTGTCGCGCGAGGCGTCCATCACGGCCGGCAACAAGGTCACCATCAACGGCCCGATCGAGATGGCAGGCGACTGGGGGGTCCTCTCGGTCACGCACCACTGGCGCAACGATGGATACACGAACGAGTTCATCGCCACGCCCTTCACGGAACCCCTCAATTGGCAGCGGCCGCAGCGGCGGCCATGGACGGGGACGCTGGTGGCGCGGGTGACGAAGCTGGGCGAGAGCGGCAAGACGGGCCGGGTGCAGGTCCAGTTCCCGTGGGCCGACGGGGAGCCGTGGATCTGGGTGAACTTCCTGACGCCGAATGCGGGTCCGAACCGCGGCATCTATTTTTCGCCCGAAGTTGGCGACGAAGTTCTCGTCGGCTTCGAGTTCGGCGACACGACGCGACCCATCATTGTCGGCAGCCTGTGGAATGGCGTCCATCCGCCGCCCGCAGCCGCCGTGCATGGCGATGAGTACGGCAGCAACGACGTCAAGCGGATTGTCACCAAGAGCGGCAACCGCCTGGTGCTCGATGACAAGCAGGGCAAGGAAACAGTCGTGCTGGCCACGCCGCAGAATGTGCGCGTGTCGCTGTTCGAGGAGGGCGCGAAACTGCTGCTGCACTGCGACGGCGACATCCATATCAACGCCAGCGGCACGGTGCACATGAAGTGCAAACAGTTCCTGAGGGAGATTGGGTAG